From Chaetodon auriga isolate fChaAug3 chromosome 10, fChaAug3.hap1, whole genome shotgun sequence, a single genomic window includes:
- the actr8 gene encoding actin-related protein 8, translating into MTQAEKEQDNGKEKEKERDKEKEKEQQRGVKRPIAPPTIPDPLQEQIQSNFVVVIHPGSRTLRIGRATDTLPVIIPHVIARRHKQSGQPRYEDAWLLREGLNKAESNEQRQNGLKMVDQAIWSKKMSNGVRRTPVSAEQARAYNCQIRPAVLDSSSRVKWTSTTHHPPHLVGEEALYVNPSDCYNIHWPLVRGQLNVHAGPGGSLTAVLADLETIWSHVIQKQLDIPLKDLKYYRCILLVPDIYNRQHIKEIVNMLLLNMGFSAIIVHQESVCATFGSGLSSACVVDVGDQKTSLCCVEDGVSHRNSRLCLAYGGSDVTRTFFWLLQRAGFPYRECQLSTRLDCQLLQHLKETFCHLDQDISGLQDHEFQTRFPEAPALLYQVRLGDEKLEAPMGLFYPTTFGIVGQKMTSLQYRSQGDSEDPHDEHYLLTTQSKQDQSSKSAADRKAVSRPGGGLDGEMSSQGGVVELSDLPRGCGSGSGGGAMKGETELGPSQGECLMGAGEVEEPLSAHLSRKTAIMSQFESKALGLDKAILHSIDCCASDETKRKMYSSILVVGGGLMFHGAQEFLLHRIINKMPPSFRRLVDNVEVITRPKDMDPRLISWKGGAVLACLDTTQEMWIHQREWQRFGVRMLRERAAFVW; encoded by the exons ATGACCCAGGCTGAAAAAGAGCAGGACAAcgggaaggagaaagaaaaggaacgagacaaggagaaagagaaggagcaaCAGCGCGGGGTGAAGCGACCCATCGCTCCTCCGACCATCCCGGACCCCCTtcaggag CAAATACAGAGCAATTTTGTGGTTGTCATCCACCCTGGGTCAAGGACCCTCCGCATTGGCCGAGCAACAGACACTCTTCCGGTGATAATCCCACATGTGATAGCACGCAGACACAAGCAAAGTGGACAGCCCAGATATGAAGATGCCTGGCTGTTGAGAGAAGGTCTAAAT aaagcagagagtaATGAGCAGAGGCAGAATGGGCTTAAAATGGTCGACCAGGCCATCTGGTCCAAGAAGATGTCAAACGGAGTGCGGAGGACACCTGTGTCCgctgaacag gccAGAGCCTATAACTGTCAGATCCGCCCAGCAGTACTGGACAGCAGCTCCAGGGTGAAGTGGACCAGTACCACCCACCATCCTCCTCATCTGGTGGGAGAGGAG GCTCTCTATGTGAATCCATCCGACTGTTACAACATCCACTGGCCTTTAGTGAGGGGTCAGCTCAACGTACACGCCGGTCCCGGGGGCTCACTGACTGCTGTCCTGGCTGACCTGGAGACAATCTGGAGCCATGTCATTCAAAAGCAACTGGATATCCCCCTCAAAGACCTCAAG TATTACAGATGCATCCTATTGGTTCCGGACATCTACAACAGGCAGCACATCAAAGAAATTGTCAACATGCTGCTGCTTAATATGGGCTTCTCAG CGATCATCGTGCACCAGGAGTCTGTGTGTGCTACGTTTGGCAGTGGGTTGAGCAGTGCTTGCGTCGTGGATGTTGGAGACCAGAAGACCAGTCTTTGCTGTGTAGAGGACGGAGTGTCCCACCGGAACTCCAG GCTGTGTTTGGCCTACGGTGGCTCAGATGTGACCCGTACTTTCTTCTGGCTCCTGCAGAGGGCGGGCTTTCCCTACAGAGAGTGTCAGCTGTCCACCAGACTGgactgtcagctgctgcagcatctgaaAGAGACCTTCTGCCATCTAGATCAA GACATATCAGGACTACAAGATCATGAATTCCAGACACGTTTCCCAGAAGCCCCTGCTCTTCTCTACCAGGTTCGACTGGGGGATGAGAAATTAGAG gCGCCCATGGGTCTTTTCTACCCAACCACATTTGGCATCGTAGGTCAGAAGATGACATCACTTCAGTACCGTTCTCAAGGTGACTCGGAGGATCCTCATGATGAACACTACCTGCTGaccacacagagcaaacaggacCAG TCCTCCaaatcagctgcagacagaaaggcTGTTTCCAGACCAGGTGGAGGTCTGGATGGTGAGATGAGCAGTCAGGGAGGGGTGGTGGAGCTCTCTGACCTGCCCAGGGGCTGTGGGAGTGGCAGCGGTGGAGGAGCAATGAAGGGGGAGACAGAGCTTGGGCCTTCACAGGGGGAGTGCCTGATGGGTGCAGGAGAGGTAGAGGAGCCcctctctgctcacctgtccagGAAGACCGCTATCATGAGCCAGTTTGAGAGCAAAGCACTGGGCCTGGACAAGGCCATCCTGCACAGCATCGACTGCTGTG CATCAGACGAAACCAAACGCAAGATGTACAGCTCCATCCTGGTGGTAGGAGGAGGACTCATGTTTCACGGTGCTCAGGAGTTTCTGCTTCACCGCATCATCAACAAGATGCCGCCCTCATTCAGAAGGCTGGTCGACAACGTGGAAGTTATCACAAGGCCAAAG GACATGGACCCTCGGCTGATATCATGGAAGGGTGGAGCAGTGCTGGCCTGTCTGGACACCACTCAGGAGATGTGGATCCACCAAAGGGAGTGGCAGCGCTTTGGTGTCCGAATGCTCCGTGAGAGAGCTGCCTTCGTCTGGTGA
- the il17rb gene encoding uncharacterized protein il17rb, producing the protein MLKRSVQSGGPQAGQMLMMWVVTLIFVSYAAQTAAHEIRVECHESHDFPTYKNTTPSFLADLKVHLVSDGRRYKINISWAINIDASIEYLTGTRIFITGESTYHCGYDPPLAKANLIQSTQIWFHYLASVSSGYTLVQAANLPLPQLGSGPSYKFDEITIPPRVTQTTIKVPIVENTTLGKTPQGTTAELKGETVPGDVSFTSTATAIFGGLASLMILSFCYIIFKNCRSNFGTSFGFKMLPTSPVVPVPVLLVYPAENSAFQQAVVALAEFLQWHGGCSVAVDMWQQGKIAELGPMRWLAEQAKAADRVLIICPQPSSQPSDSHSNHSLPEPSIPAAAHDLYPLILNMVASQAKSASDLAKFWVVQLGKQQAKRPCNLALELRACKTFCLMKDLIKLCRSLHAQRQDSKMISNLIFSPRMEKNSVKLREAVENLGGHQPSILKEVEPLKSVITAI; encoded by the exons ATGCTGAAACGGAGCGTCCAATCAGGTGGTCCGCAG gcCGGACAAATGTTGATGATGTGGGTAGTCACACTGATTTTTGTGTCCTATGCTGCCCAGACAGCGGCACATGAAATT agagtGGAGTGTCACGAATCTCATG ATTTCCCTACTTACAAAAATACCACTCCATCTTTCCTGGCGGACTTGAAAGTGCATTTGGTGTCAGATGGACGAAGATATAAAATTAACATAAGCTGGGCAATCAACATTGATG ctaGTATTGAATATCTAACAGGCACTCGGATCTTTATTACTGGGGAATCAACGTACCACTGTGGATACGACCCACCTTTGGCCAAGGCAAACCTCATCCAGTCAACGCAG ATATGGTTTCATTATTTAGCAAGTGTGAGCTCTGGCTACACTCTCGTCCAAGCTGCCAATCTCCCTTTGCCTCAACTGGGGAGCGGCCCCTCTTACAAGTTTGACGAAATCACAATACCTCCCC GTGTTACACAAACAACTATTAAGGTTCCTATTG TTGAGAACACTACTTTAGGCAAGACTCCACAAGGCACCACTGCTGAACTGAAAGGAGAAACTGTCCCTGGTGATGTCAGCTTCACCAGCACAGCAACAGCCATTTTTGGAGGACTGGCCAGTTTGATGATCCTCAGTTTCTGCTACATAATCT TTAAAAACTGTAGATCCAACTTTGGCACATCATTTGGTTTCAAAATGTTGCCTACATCTCCTGtggtccctgtccctgtcctctTGGTGTACCCTGCTGAGAATTCTGCCTTCCAGCAAGCCGTGGTGGCCCTGGCAGAGTTCCTGCAGTGGCATGGCGGTTGCAGCGTGGCTGTCGACATGTGGCAGCAGGGGAAGATCGCAGAGCTGGGCCCGATGCGCTGGCTTGCAGAACAGGCTAAGGCTGCAGATCGAGTGCTCATCATCTGCCCACAG CCCTCTTCACAGCCCAGCGACTCTCACTCCAACCACAGCCTCCCAGAACCCTCCATCCCAGCTGCAGCCCATGACCTTTACCCACTGATCCTCAACATGGTGGCGAGCCAAGCAAAGAGTGCAAGTGACTTGGCTAAGTTCTGGGTGGTGCAGCTGGGCAAGCAGCAGGCCAAGAGGCCTTGTAACCTGGCGCTGGAACTGAGGGCTTGCAAGACTTTTTGTTTGATGAAGGACTTGATCAAGCTGTGCAGGAGTCTTCACGCTCAGAGGCAGGACAGCAAGATGATATCAAATCTGATCTTCAGTCCGAGGATGGAAAAGAATTCCGTGAAGTTAAGGGAAGCTGTAGAAAATCTTGGTGGGCATCAGCCAAGCATTTTAAAGGAGGTGGAACCATTGAAATCCGTGATCACTGCTATTTGA
- the chdh gene encoding choline dehydrogenase, mitochondrial has protein sequence MFSLAKFCQTGVRRVVTTTQGRFMRDGRCQSTCLPECQFVLRTRDTGQSFSCSSSSLNHYRCFSATAAHLNASSSPTANQKTPSYSYVIVGAGSAGCVLANRLTEDAHESVLLLEAGPKDMLLGSTRLSWKIHMPAALTYNLCDDKYNWYYHTLPQAHMDNRTMYWPRGRVWGGSSSLNAMVYIRGHAEDYNRWQREGAEGWSYEHCLPYFRKAQCHELGENRYRGGSGPLHVSRGKTSHPLHKAFIEAGQQAGYPFTDDMNGYQQEGLGWLDMTVYKGKRWSTASAYLRPILDRPNLKAEVRCLTTKILFDGNRAVGVEYTQNGQKKRVFADKEVILSGGAINSPQLLMLSGVGNADDLKQLNIPVVQHLPGVGSNLQDHLELYIQQQCTQPITLFKAQKPFHMVKIGLEWLTLFTGYGATAHLESGGFIRSRPHVAHPDIQFHFLPSQVIDHGRVATKMEAYQVHVGPMRSTSIGWMKLKSANPLDHPILQPNYLSTDVDVREFRECVKLSREIFAQKAFDAFRGPEVQPGPQVQSDADIDAFVRQKADSAYHPSCTCKMGSPSDPMAVVDSNTRVLGLERLRVVDSSIMPSVVSGNLNAPTIMIAEKAADIIRGRPPVIDPGVPVYQPPTLATQR, from the exons ATGTTTTCTTTGGCCAAATTTTGCCAAACTGGAGTCCGACGAGTTGTGACCACAACCCAAGGGAGATTTATGAGGGATGGCAGGTGCCAGTCTACCTGTTTGCCAGAATGTCAGTTTGTCCTCAGGACCAGAGACACGGGCCAGTCcttttcctgctcctcctcctccttaaaCCATTATCGATGCTTTAGTGCCACGGCTGCTCATCTGAACGCGTCATCATCACCTACAGCCAACCAGAAAACACCGTCCTACAGTTATGTCATCGTCGGAGCGGGGTCAGCCGGCTGCGTGCTTGCCAATCGCCTCACTGAGGACGCACatgagtctgtgctgctgctggaggccgggCCTAAGGACATGCTGCTAGGCAGCACACGACTATCATGGAAGATCCACATGCCCGCTGCGCTGACCTACAACCTCTGTGATGACAA gtATAACTGGTACTACCACACTTTACCTCAGGCCCACATGGACAACCGGACGATGTACTGGCCAAGGGGCCGCGTCTGGGGCGGATCGTCTTCACTCAACGCCATGGTGTACATCCGCGGACACGCAGAAGACTATAACCgctggcagagagagggggCGGAGGGCTGGTCTTACGAGCACTGTCTGCCTTACTTCAGGAAAGCTCAGTGTCACGAGCTTGGAGAAAACCG GTATCGCGGAGGCAGTGGACCCCTTCATGTGTCTAGAGGGAAGACCAGCCATCCCCTTCACAAGGCTTTTATCGAGGCGGGGCAGCAGGCAGGATACCCTTTCACTGATGACATGAACGGATACCAGCAGGAGGGCCTGGGCTGGTTGGATATGACTGTTTATAAAG GGAAGAGATGGAGCACAGCCAGTGCCTACCTGCGGCCCATCTTGGATCGACCCAACCTGAAGGCCGAGGTGCGCTGCCTGACCACCAAGATCCTGTTTGATGGCAACCGTGCCGTCGGTGTGGAATACACACAGAATGGACAAAAGAAAAGG GTGTTTGCAGATAAAGAGGTGATACTGAGCGGAGGAGCCATCAACTCCCCTCAGCTTCTCATGCTGTCTGGGGTGGGAAATGCTGATGACCTGAAACAACTCAACATCCCTGTTGTTCAGCACTTACCAG GAGTTGGCAGTAACCTGCAGGATCACTTGGAGCTGTACATCCAGCAGCAGTGCACTCAGCCCATCACCCTGTTCAAAGCCCAGAAACCTTTCCACATGGTCAAGATAGGCCTGGAGTGGCTCACTCTGTTCACTG GTTATGGAGCAACGGCTCACTTGGAGAGTGGAGGGTTCATCCGCAGTCGGCCACATGTCGCACACCCCGACATCCAGTTTCATTTCCTGCCCTCGCAGGTCATCGACCACGGACGAGTTGCCACCAAGATGGAGGCAtatcag gttCACGTTGGACCAATGAGAAGCACCAGTATCGGCTGGATGAAGCTGAAGAGTGCCAACCCCCTGGATCACCCAATTCTGCAGCCAAACTATCTCTCCACCG ATGTTGACGTGCGAGAGTTCAGGGagtgtgtcaaactgtccagGGAGATTTTCGCCCAGAAGGCCTTCGATGCGTTCCGTGGTCCTGAAGTCCAGCCCGGTCCTCAGGTCCAATCTGACGCAGACATTGACGCTTTCGTTCGCCAGAAAGCTGACAGCGCCTACCACCCGTCCTGCACCTGCAAGATGGGCTCACCATCTGACCCAATGGCGGTCGTTGACTCGAACACGCGTGTTCTGGGTCTGGAGCGGCTGCGCGTCGTCGACTCCTCCATCATGCCCAGTGTCGTCAGCGGGAACCTGAACGCACCGACCATCATGATAGCCGAGAAGGctgctgacatcatcagaggCCGCCCTCCTGTCATCGACCCCGGAGTCCCCGTGTACCAACCGCCGACACTGGCCACTCAGAGATGA